From one Caldithrix abyssi DSM 13497 genomic stretch:
- a CDS encoding restriction endonuclease subunit S gives MGSEWIETTIGKFCPFHYGKRLPKKERESGQVPVFGSNGIIGKHNKSLVNGPGIIIGRKGTVGSVHLSPVSFWPIDTTFYIANGKSRDIHFTYYLLQTLGFDQMNADSAVPGLNREAAHARRIRIPPLPEQRAIAQNLSRVDSEIQA, from the coding sequence ATGGGGAGTGAATGGATTGAGACCACAATTGGGAAGTTTTGCCCATTTCACTATGGAAAAAGGCTACCCAAAAAAGAACGCGAATCTGGGCAAGTGCCGGTGTTTGGATCTAATGGAATAATTGGAAAACATAATAAATCTCTTGTTAATGGGCCTGGAATAATAATTGGCCGTAAAGGAACAGTAGGCTCTGTACATTTGTCGCCTGTTTCATTTTGGCCTATTGATACTACATTTTACATAGCTAATGGTAAAAGCAGAGATATTCATTTTACATATTATCTTCTTCAAACGCTTGGGTTTGACCAAATGAATGCAGATAGTGCTGTTCCTGGACTGAACCGGGAAGCAGCACATGCTCGACGAATACGTATTCCTCCCCTCCCCGAACAACGCGCCATTGCCCAAAATCTTTCCAGGGTAGATTCTGAAATACAGGCGTAA
- a CDS encoding GmrSD restriction endonuclease domain-containing protein gives MKISTILDHIDSGHMALPEFQRGYVWNRDQVRGLFDSLYRRHPIGGLLVWVTESRSALYRGDGQLAPGVVKLLLDGQQRMTSIYGVVRGKPPKFFDGNASAFTGLYFHLDQEVFSFYQPLKMKDDPLWIDVSRLMQKGTSGLGEFIARLSAQPELAPRVGEYAGRLSRLIAILDIDLHVEEVTGKDKTIEVVVDIFNRVNSGGTKLSKGDLALAKICTEWPEAREVMKQHLAEWEKAGYHFNLDWLLRSVNTVLTGEAKFQFLHDKTAGEIQDGLKRAVKHINTCLNLISSRLGLDHDRVLFGRFGIPVMVRYLDKRTGLMDEVERDKLLFWFLQAGMWGRFSGSTETYIDQDLEALEGPDGGLDKLIEQLRLWHGGLRVEPGHFTGWSLGARFYPVLYMLTRMGEARDWGTGLPLKANLLGQGSKLEVHHIFPKAKLYDKDKKWRYKKSEVNALANFCLLTKDTNLQISDRLPEEYFPEIEKKHPGALASQWIPMDPELWKIENFLAFLEARKKLLAKAVNERLKELLHGDTRWIEETRVITPTPETVLGGISSEEEEQELEALNAWMEEQGLPKGILSYDFADPETGIQKAVFDLAWPNGIQEELSEPVAILLNEPPEVIALASQARFRCFTSIGEFKEYVRYEILAEEKEKIA, from the coding sequence ATGAAAATATCCACCATCTTGGACCACATTGATAGTGGCCACATGGCTTTACCGGAATTCCAGCGCGGGTATGTCTGGAACCGCGATCAGGTGCGCGGGCTTTTCGATTCCCTCTACCGGCGCCATCCCATTGGCGGGCTATTGGTATGGGTTACAGAATCTCGTTCTGCCCTTTATCGCGGAGATGGGCAACTGGCGCCAGGAGTGGTTAAATTATTGCTGGATGGCCAGCAACGGATGACTTCCATTTACGGAGTAGTGCGGGGTAAACCGCCCAAATTTTTCGATGGCAATGCCAGTGCTTTCACCGGGCTATATTTTCATCTGGATCAGGAAGTATTTTCTTTCTACCAACCGCTAAAGATGAAAGATGATCCGTTGTGGATTGATGTATCCAGGCTGATGCAAAAGGGTACCAGCGGTCTGGGCGAGTTTATTGCCCGGCTCAGTGCTCAACCAGAACTGGCGCCCCGGGTCGGTGAATATGCTGGGCGACTTAGCCGGCTAATCGCCATACTGGATATTGATCTTCACGTGGAAGAAGTTACCGGAAAAGACAAAACCATTGAGGTAGTGGTGGATATTTTTAACCGGGTGAACAGCGGCGGTACTAAGCTCTCCAAAGGGGATCTGGCACTGGCCAAAATCTGTACCGAATGGCCAGAAGCGCGTGAAGTCATGAAGCAACATCTTGCCGAATGGGAGAAAGCTGGTTATCATTTCAATCTGGACTGGCTGCTGCGCTCCGTTAATACTGTGCTTACTGGAGAAGCTAAGTTTCAATTCCTGCACGATAAAACGGCTGGGGAAATCCAGGACGGTCTAAAGCGGGCTGTAAAACATATAAACACTTGCTTGAATCTAATTAGCAGTCGTCTGGGGCTGGATCACGACCGGGTTCTGTTTGGGCGTTTTGGTATCCCGGTGATGGTTCGCTATCTGGATAAGCGCACGGGACTGATGGATGAGGTGGAACGGGATAAGTTGCTATTCTGGTTTTTGCAGGCGGGAATGTGGGGCCGCTTTTCTGGTTCAACTGAGACTTACATTGATCAGGACCTGGAAGCGCTGGAAGGACCGGATGGGGGGCTGGATAAACTGATTGAACAATTGCGACTCTGGCATGGCGGTCTGCGGGTAGAACCTGGGCATTTTACCGGTTGGAGTTTAGGAGCCCGTTTTTATCCGGTACTCTATATGCTGACTCGCATGGGAGAAGCACGAGACTGGGGAACGGGATTGCCACTCAAAGCCAATTTGTTGGGACAAGGCAGCAAGCTAGAAGTGCATCATATTTTCCCCAAGGCAAAATTATATGATAAAGATAAAAAATGGCGTTACAAAAAGTCCGAAGTAAACGCCCTGGCCAACTTCTGTCTTTTAACAAAAGATACAAACCTTCAAATTAGCGATCGGTTGCCTGAGGAATACTTTCCGGAAATAGAAAAAAAACATCCGGGGGCACTGGCTTCCCAGTGGATTCCTATGGATCCGGAATTATGGAAAATTGAAAACTTCCTCGCTTTTTTGGAAGCTCGAAAAAAGCTCCTGGCCAAAGCTGTAAACGAACGGTTAAAGGAATTGCTCCATGGCGATACGAGATGGATTGAAGAAACCAGAGTGATTACACCGACTCCTGAAACAGTGCTTGGCGGAATAAGCAGCGAAGAAGAAGAACAGGAACTGGAAGCGCTTAATGCCTGGATGGAGGAGCAGGGTTTACCGAAAGGCATTTTGTCTTATGATTTTGCCGATCCTGAAACGGGGATTCAAAAGGCGGTATTTGATTTAGCCTGGCCCAATGGGATTCAAGA